Within the Bacteroidia bacterium genome, the region GAAATCAACAACCTGATCATTTTGAACCCGGATTCCTTCTTCTTCTAATTTTTCTTGCATGAAGGTAGGAGTAGGAAAATGATTTTTGCCACTAAGCATTCCCATTCTATTAACTACCCGGTGAGCAGGAATGGAAGTTTCGGCAGTATGGGAGGCGTTCATGGCATAACCAACCATTCGGGATGACCGAGTAGTTCCCAAGTAACGTGCTATAGCACCATAGTTAGTTACTTTTCCGGGAGGTATTAATTTCACTACTTCCCAAACATCGGCAAAAAATGCAGAAGGACTACCAGTCATCTTTTTTCTTTGGAGCAGCAGTCATGCCTTTTTCCAAATCATTGATAACACGTTTTATTTCCTCATCAAGTTGTTGCATCCAGGTAGCGTTTCGTTCTGCTTGCGGGCTGGATTTGTCTAAAAGAGGTTCGGCAGGTTTATAGGAAGGACCTTTTAAATTGAATTTGGTAAATTCGTATCTGTATTTTCCGTCTTTACAAGCAATGGTAAGAGTGTATTGCATCAATTCTCCTGAATCTGTTTTAACACCTTTTTTATCTACATTATAAATTTTGAATCGAACAAACAATTCCAAGGTTTTGGCTTCATCATCCTTCTTTCTCAGCTTTTCTGTTGGGTTATTATAGAACTTGGAATACCATTCGTTGGCTCTTCTGAAAAGTTCAGTGGCATCCACTCCGGTTTGATTAACTACATCGGAATAGGTAATTAATTTAGTTTCTCTGTCTGTAGGAATAGGAGGGAAGTTTACTTGGGCGTTGGCCTTCACAGATGCCAAAACGAATAAGATAGCTACTACTTTTTTCATGTGCATTACAATTTGAACAAAATAACAATGGATTTGATTTTGTTTAGACTTCAATAGCAGAAAGAAATAAACAGGTTTATGAAAAGAATTAAAGCTTCTTTTTGCCCAAGCGCAAAGAGTTTCCAATAACCATAATATCTGAGAAAGCCATAGAGGCAGCGCCAAACATTGGAGTTAAATAGCCTAAACCTGCCACAGGAATGGCTACAATGTTGTAGCAAAAAGCCCAAAACAGATTTTGCTTAATAGTGGTAAGGGTAGCTTTACTTAATAAATAGGCTGTTTTCATTTTTTCCGGGAAACCATCACCTGTAATAACAATTCCCGCGGTATTGATTGCAATGGAAGAGGCATCTCCATGAGAAATTCCTACTTGAGCCGTAGCCAAAGCTGCTGAATCATTAATTCCATCACCAACCATAACTACTTTGTTTTCTTTGGAAAGTTTGGCAACTATTGCCTGCTTTTCTTCCGGAGATTTACTATATTGAATGTTTTGGAATCCCAATTCCTGGCCGATAGATAAGGCAACACTTGCCTTATCACCACTTAACAGCATGGTTTCAATGTTTTGATTTTTTAAAAACAAGACAAACTCCTTCATTCCTTGCCTAATTTGGTCTTTCAGGTGAAATTTTGCCTGAAGAATTCCATTTTTCGAAAGATAGACGATAGGAAAAATAGAATCATCGTTTTCACTACCAATAAAATCGGCAGATCCAAGTTTGAAAGTGGACCCGTCTTGGCCTTTTCCTGTAATTCCTTTACCTTTAATTTCTTGAACTTCTGCAAATGAATCTGAAGAGATCTTTGAATTATTGCGGATAGAAACACTCAAAGGATGATTAGAATATTGGGCCAATCCAGATGCAATTGACCAGGCATTTTCAGTAGAAAGTCCTGCATAGGTTTCTACTTTTTCAACCGAAAGTTCTCCTGTAGTTAATGTACCTGTTTTATCGAAAATAAAAATGTCTGCATGAGCAAATTGTTCTAAAACTTCTCCGCTGCGGAATAAAATTCCTCCTTTGGCAGCCCTACCAATTCCGACCATTACCGCAGTTGGAGTAGCAAGTCCCATGGCGCAAGGACATGAAATAACGAGAATTCCAATAGCGTTAATGACAGCAACTCTAAAATCCAGGTGAAAAACAAAAAAAGCAGCCAGGAATGCAAATACGGAAATTAAGAGCACAACAGGGACAAACCATGCACTTACTTTATCTCCTAAACGTTGTATTTTGGGAGGATTCATTTGTGCATTCTTGACTAAATCAATGATCCGGGTTAAACTAAAATCCTGGTAGCTTTTCTCTGTTTTCGCAATCAGGTTTCCTTGAAGCAAAAGGGAGCCGGCAAAAATGGTATCTCCCGGTTTTACGCTACGAGGCAAGGATTCACCTGTTAGCATGGCTTCTTCCACCGAACCATGACCACTTAAAATTACCCCATCACAAGGAATTTGAGCCCCTTCATTAATTTTAACTTGTCTACCTTTTTTTAAACTGGAAGCCTTGATTTCAACCCATTTTTCAACACTGTCCAACTCCTCCAATACCATGGCTTTTTGAGGTTGCAATGCTTTTAATTCTTTAATGGCTTTGGAAGTTTTTTGGGTACTACGATGTTCTATAAAATTACCTAACAATACCAGGGTTATTATACTTGCCGAAGTTTCAAAAAAGAGAAACTGATGAATTTCCGGTTTGCCGTAGAATAAGATCAATCCTCCCAAACTGTAAAGAAATGCTGCAGAAGAACCTGAAAATATTAATACATCCATGTTGGGAACTCCATGGTTAATAGATGCAATCGCGCTCCTGCCAAAAACACCAATTCCGATGATATAAACAGGTACCGAAAGTGCAAGTTGAAAGATGGGATTTCCTAAAAAGGAATGAGGAAAAACCATATGCAACATCAACAAAAGAGTAAAGGGAAGACTAATCCAAAACAAGCGTTCAATATCGGCATCATGGGAATGATATTCTGGACCATGGGTATGCTCTTCGGCCTCTTTGGGTGCCATGGTTTTGTATCCCATTACATTAATGGTATTAACAGCCAGGTCAATATCCTTTTCTTCCTTGGGTTTGAACATGATTTCACCAGTAGCATAGTTCCCTTTGACATCAGATAGGCCCATATTTTCTAGGGTTTTTACAATGCCAAGAGAGCAACTTGTGCAACTCATTCCCTCCACTTGTAGAATTACTTTCTCCATACTTTCAATAATAATAAAAATACGAACTAGTATAAAATGGATGATAAGGATGATAAATATCAAATAATCTACCTCTTATTCATCCAGATAATGCTTGTTTTTTCTAATAAATTTTAAATTAAAAACAAATAAACTTCCAATAATGGCTGGTAGTACCAGATTGATTAACCACAACCCAAAAGAGGCTGTTATGATACCTAATTTATTACCTGAGATCATTCCAAAAAAGAAAATGGCTACAGAACCTCTTATGCCTAACTCTGCAATGGAGATACTAGGGATTATTGATAAAACTAGAAAAACTGAAAACACCATCAATAACCCATCAAATAATGGCAAATCCACATTAAAAGTACGAAGCAGAATATAATATTGAATACTGAAAATTAGGTACCTGATGGAGCTTAAGGACAGCAATAAACCCAATTCCCCTTTGGTATAATAGGAGAATATTTTACCATATTTTTTTAATTTCCCCAAAAAGTGAATCTTGGAAATAATGGTGGTAAAAATGTATGAATTGATAAATACTACAACTAACAAGAATAAACCTACAATGACTAGCAAGGCCAAAATGAAGTATTTTAGAGGGGTAATAATGGTGAAGGATTGAAAGTAAACCGGATAAATGTATAACAGTCCAATGGTTCCAAAAATAATGGTGGCCAAAAGCTGGGCAATACTTCCTATCACAGAAGCAAGTGAAGCCTTAATTAAATCCGCATTTTCAAGGTGGAAAATTCTTCCTGCATATTCTCCAATGCGGTTTGGGGTGAAAATACTAATTGTAACTCCGGTAAAAATGGCTTCATAGGCTACCCAAAAAGATATTTGCTCATACTTCGTTACGAGCATTCTCCATTTTTCAGCTTCTATTCCCCAATTAACGAGCATGAGTCCAAGGGTAATTCCAAGGGATAGAAAATCAAAATGGTCACTAAATAATTCGGAGAAACCTTTTTTGATTTCTTCCAATTCCTGCTTATAAAAAATCTGACGGTAAATGAAATAGAAGGAAAGCCCAACAATGAAGACTTTCAGCAGAAAACTAGCTATTTTTGATTTATTTGCAGATTCCAATGTGTAACCCTATAGACAACATTAATTTCCAAAAAGTTGTACCAATTTATTTTCTAGGTCTTGACCTCTTAGTCCTTTGGCTAAAATTTTCCCATCCTTATCGATGAGAAAGGTCATTGGAATTCCGGTGATATTATAGGTTTTACAAAAACTACTTTGCCAATAGGCTAATTCACTTCCATGTTTCCAAATTAATCCATCAGTTTTAATAGCTCCAATCCAATTGTTTTTGTCTTTATCCAAAGAAACTGAGAATATTTCAAATCCTTTGTCGTGAAATCGTTTGTACATATTAACCACGTTTGGGTTTTCTCTCCTGCAAGGTCCGCACCAACTGGCCCAAAAGTCAATCAGAACAATTTTGCCTTTAAAATCTGAGAGACGAATTGGATTTCCTTCCGGGTCGGTAATACTAATTTCAGGAGCTGGAGTACCGATAGCCAACCTGGATAATTCATTTACCTTTAATCTAAAATTTTTAACATATTCTGAATTGGGGTAATTTTTTTCCAGATGAGGTAAAATATTCATAAAATATTGAACATCTGTTTCCGGATTTAGCTGTTCTGTAGCTGCCAAAGCCAACAAACTTCCAGGTTTAGTATCCAATATTTTTACAATATACTGCTTTTTGAAATACATACTTTTTTGAAGTTCGAGGTCCAAACTTTGAGCAATGCTATCCAGCCTTGGATGACCTTGCTGGGAATAGCCATAATAAACTTTCTGTAAACTATCCTGAAAAACAAATGTTTTTTGAAGATAAGAATTCAATTCCATAAATTCAATTGCTTCCTTAGAACCTTCCACTTTAATTGATTGAGATAGGTTTTGGGCATCTCCATTAGCAGATAATCTATCATTAGGTTTTATAAGGATAACAGCATAGTTTTTGTCTGAAACACGAATCCTGTAAAAGCCTTCTGCGGGAATTTCGGTATGAAATTCAAAGTTGCCGTTTTCATCCGTTACAACTTTATCTAAATTGGTTACCTGGGTTGGTAGCAATTGGTCAAAATACAATTCTACTTTGTTGGCATTGTTCAATTTCCCTTTTAATTCAAAACCTGTGGCACGACAACCTAAAAATTGAATCAATGGAAGAAAAAGAAGGATACGAAAGGATATTTTCATACTGTTGAATAGAAGATGCAAAATTAACTAATAATAAGTAAACTGGGGTTAATGGTATAAATAAATGCTAATGAATGCCTCGTTCATTCAGCGTTCGGTGGTATTGCCTGGCATTCTTATTATGTTGGTCCAGGTTCTCCGCAAATAGGTGAGAACCTGAACCATCACCTTTGGCACAGAAATACAGGAAAGCATGTTCCTTGGCATCTAAAACTGCATCAAGGGAAGCTTTACTAGGCATGCAAATAGGTCCTGGAGGAAATCCAAGGTTTTTATAGGTATTGTATGGACTATCAATGCTTGTATGCACACCTGTTACCCGACGAATGGAAAAATCCCCAACTGCAAAAACAACAGTTGGATCAGCCTGTAGAGGCATTCCCTTTTTTATTCGATTCAAATATACTCCTGCAATATTTCCCTTTTCAGGATTATAATTTGTTTCCTTTTCAACAATACTGGCCAAAATGGCTACCTCTCCCGGTGTCAGATTTTTTTGAGCAGCCTTTCTTTTTCTGGTTTCAGTCCAAAAGATAGTATATTCCTTCTCCATTTTTTTGAAAAAGGCTTCCGCATTGGTATTCCAGTAAAACTCATAGGTGTTTGGAATAAACATCCCAATTACATTATCCGGATTAAATCCAAAAGGATATAAATAAGCATGGTCGTTCAATAAGGTTATAATGGAAAGGCTATCTGCTTCTAGTTTATGAGAAATAATTCCAGCTAATTGCTCCTTTGTCCTGGCATTGGTTAGTATTAGTTTAATGGGCTCTTGTGCTCCAGATTTAAGGACACGGAGTAACTCGAAATTACCCATGCCTTTTTTAATTTTATACCTTCCGGGTTTAATAGCTTTTCCTGAATATTGCCTAAACTCTGCAAAGAACCTAAACGTGTTTTTGTTAATAATAATTCTTCTTTCTTCCAGCATGTCAACTACATCCTTCAATTCGGAACCTGTCTTAATATAGATGTAATCTTCTTGTTTATCCCCAAGGAAAACATTTGATTTAAATAAACTAAAATAAGTTAGAAAAGACCCACCCAATATACCTATTAAGGAAATTCCAAGTAGGGCGTAGATGGCTTTTCGTAAAAAGCCGGATTTACCTTGAATTTTTACCTTAGGCTTGTTGCTATTTTTTTTTCCCTTATTCATAGTTACAATTTGCAAAGAAAGCTAATATCTATGAAAGGCTTAGTATCCAATCATTGATTTCGGTTGGTAGATTTTCTGAATTAACAGAATTTTGCTTAATTGGTTTGCAAACCTCTTTCCAGATCGAATCAATGATTTCAGTA harbors:
- a CDS encoding MGMT family protein, with product MTGSPSAFFADVWEVVKLIPPGKVTNYGAIARYLGTTRSSRMVGYAMNASHTAETSIPAHRVVNRMGMLSGKNHFPTPTFMQEKLEEEGIRVQNDQVVDF
- a CDS encoding DUF4468 domain-containing protein; its protein translation is MKKVVAILFVLASVKANAQVNFPPIPTDRETKLITYSDVVNQTGVDATELFRRANEWYSKFYNNPTEKLRKKDDEAKTLELFVRFKIYNVDKKGVKTDSGELMQYTLTIACKDGKYRYEFTKFNLKGPSYKPAEPLLDKSSPQAERNATWMQQLDEEIKRVINDLEKGMTAAPKKKDDW
- the cadA gene encoding cadmium-translocating P-type ATPase, whose translation is MEKVILQVEGMSCTSCSLGIVKTLENMGLSDVKGNYATGEIMFKPKEEKDIDLAVNTINVMGYKTMAPKEAEEHTHGPEYHSHDADIERLFWISLPFTLLLMLHMVFPHSFLGNPIFQLALSVPVYIIGIGVFGRSAIASINHGVPNMDVLIFSGSSAAFLYSLGGLILFYGKPEIHQFLFFETSASIITLVLLGNFIEHRSTQKTSKAIKELKALQPQKAMVLEELDSVEKWVEIKASSLKKGRQVKINEGAQIPCDGVILSGHGSVEEAMLTGESLPRSVKPGDTIFAGSLLLQGNLIAKTEKSYQDFSLTRIIDLVKNAQMNPPKIQRLGDKVSAWFVPVVLLISVFAFLAAFFVFHLDFRVAVINAIGILVISCPCAMGLATPTAVMVGIGRAAKGGILFRSGEVLEQFAHADIFIFDKTGTLTTGELSVEKVETYAGLSTENAWSIASGLAQYSNHPLSVSIRNNSKISSDSFAEVQEIKGKGITGKGQDGSTFKLGSADFIGSENDDSIFPIVYLSKNGILQAKFHLKDQIRQGMKEFVLFLKNQNIETMLLSGDKASVALSIGQELGFQNIQYSKSPEEKQAIVAKLSKENKVVMVGDGINDSAALATAQVGISHGDASSIAINTAGIVITGDGFPEKMKTAYLLSKATLTTIKQNLFWAFCYNIVAIPVAGLGYLTPMFGAASMAFSDIMVIGNSLRLGKKKL
- a CDS encoding flippase-like domain-containing protein; its protein translation is MESANKSKIASFLLKVFIVGLSFYFIYRQIFYKQELEEIKKGFSELFSDHFDFLSLGITLGLMLVNWGIEAEKWRMLVTKYEQISFWVAYEAIFTGVTISIFTPNRIGEYAGRIFHLENADLIKASLASVIGSIAQLLATIIFGTIGLLYIYPVYFQSFTIITPLKYFILALLVIVGLFLLVVVFINSYIFTTIISKIHFLGKLKKYGKIFSYYTKGELGLLLSLSSIRYLIFSIQYYILLRTFNVDLPLFDGLLMVFSVFLVLSIIPSISIAELGIRGSVAIFFFGMISGNKLGIITASFGLWLINLVLPAIIGSLFVFNLKFIRKNKHYLDE
- a CDS encoding AhpC/TSA family protein, with the protein product MKISFRILLFLPLIQFLGCRATGFELKGKLNNANKVELYFDQLLPTQVTNLDKVVTDENGNFEFHTEIPAEGFYRIRVSDKNYAVILIKPNDRLSANGDAQNLSQSIKVEGSKEAIEFMELNSYLQKTFVFQDSLQKVYYGYSQQGHPRLDSIAQSLDLELQKSMYFKKQYIVKILDTKPGSLLALAATEQLNPETDVQYFMNILPHLEKNYPNSEYVKNFRLKVNELSRLAIGTPAPEISITDPEGNPIRLSDFKGKIVLIDFWASWCGPCRRENPNVVNMYKRFHDKGFEIFSVSLDKDKNNWIGAIKTDGLIWKHGSELAYWQSSFCKTYNITGIPMTFLIDKDGKILAKGLRGQDLENKLVQLFGN
- the mltG gene encoding endolytic transglycosylase MltG encodes the protein MNKGKKNSNKPKVKIQGKSGFLRKAIYALLGISLIGILGGSFLTYFSLFKSNVFLGDKQEDYIYIKTGSELKDVVDMLEERRIIINKNTFRFFAEFRQYSGKAIKPGRYKIKKGMGNFELLRVLKSGAQEPIKLILTNARTKEQLAGIISHKLEADSLSIITLLNDHAYLYPFGFNPDNVIGMFIPNTYEFYWNTNAEAFFKKMEKEYTIFWTETRKRKAAQKNLTPGEVAILASIVEKETNYNPEKGNIAGVYLNRIKKGMPLQADPTVVFAVGDFSIRRVTGVHTSIDSPYNTYKNLGFPPGPICMPSKASLDAVLDAKEHAFLYFCAKGDGSGSHLFAENLDQHNKNARQYHRTLNERGIH